A DNA window from Vigna unguiculata cultivar IT97K-499-35 chromosome 10, ASM411807v1, whole genome shotgun sequence contains the following coding sequences:
- the LOC114167405 gene encoding uncharacterized protein LOC114167405 has product MKNNIESESGETMKGWRKALRSVSNWLAHKDKDEWLKDMRGILSLVAALIASLTFQSAINPPGGVVPAKESGEVQCRNSSCSGQAVLALVYPNGYTSFLYCNTVCFVSSLAVCLLLVSGLSLNNRFFTWLLSIGMCISLSSLTLTYLFGAQMVVPDLVWGPTTTMFGRVIIVWMILLGLIAFFLSLRLLVWILTKCICRHSEVRVNPTI; this is encoded by the coding sequence ATGAAGAACAACATCGAGAGTGAGTCCGGGGAAACGATGAAAGGGTGGAGAAAAGCTTTGAGAAGTGTAAGCAATTGGTTGGCACACAAAGACAAGGATGAATGGTTGAAAGACATGAGAGGGATACTGAGTTTGGTGGCTGCACTAATCGCAAGTCTCACATTTCAAAGTGCCATTAATCCACCTGGTGGTGTTGTTCCTGCAAAAGAGAGTGGAGAAGTTCAATGCCGAAACAGTTCATGTTCTGGACAAGCTGTTCTAGCTCTGGTTTATCCAAACGGCTACACCAGCTTCCTTTACTGCAATACCGTTTGCTTCGTTTCATCTTTAGCCGTTTGTCTCTTACTTGTGAGTGGTCTTTCTCTCAATAATCGCTTTTTCACCTGGCTCTTATCCATTGGCATGTGCATCAGCCTCAGCAGCCTCACCCTCACATACCTTTTTGGTGCACAAATGGTTGTTCCTGACCTTGTTTGGGGTCCAACTACCACCATGTTTGGAAGAGTTATTATAGTTTGGATGATACTCTTGGGACTCATCGCCTTCTTCCTTTCCCTGCGCCTACTTGTTTGGATACTCACTAAATGCATTTGCAGACACAGTGAAGTACGAGTGAATCCAACAATCTAG